The Pararge aegeria chromosome 21, ilParAegt1.1, whole genome shotgun sequence genomic sequence atattaatataagaacaaaatttttacttatagaAAATGGGAAAGGGGCATCAGTAAAGGATATAACAATATTTCATATTTGGAAGATTAGACgcgacattttaaatttatgtaaaagaaaaaaaaattacttgcaAAATTGAATACGTGACGTATTTTACGTACGGGGCCCGAAACGTACtcctaagtatatttataagataATTCTTATGTTATAACGTCAGTTCTACAACTGCAGCGAGCTTCCCGTGTGTTCACACTTTGCTGCCGGGGGAGGAGGGACGCGACAGCACCACTTAACTGTAGAGGTCGTCGTCGCCGCCCTCCTCTTGGAAGGTGGGTTGGTCCCCACCCGACGTGCCCGTTCCGCCCGACGTCGCTCCTGACGTTGGGAATCTGGAAAATcacatttaatattaactttCGGTTTAAAATCATGAGTTCCATATGTAAATGAACAGATAATTATTGAAAGCAAAACTTTTTTTGGCAAGCAATTATCTGTTTTGGTCGCTGACAAAATTACACTTAGAAATACATTTATCTTGACATTTGTCAAGTAAGTTTGTGAAGTTTTATAATTACAAGCAATGAAGTCTTATAGCTGTCTTTGTTggtctattttagttattagTATCTTCGACTCCGGCGGTTTCGGGCgaaaaatgtaaatgaaaaaaaaaaacttgcaaaaTTGGATATGCGACGTATTTTACGTACTTAGCCTGAAACGTAATCCTAAGTATAGTTATTATTAGAACCAAAAACCCCAAAGGTTTTCCAAATGATATGAACCCTCCTCTTTTGACATTCTAACTTAAAAAaggtatgacatctttagaaagTGTTTGACACATCGTTGAGAATTAGTAAATTAGATGATAAATTCAGATGATTGAGAAATATTCACCTGAAGTTAGTGCCAAATCCGCGGCTCTGCTGCAACGTCTGGGCAAACATCTCGTACTTGCGAATGTCGTTGTCGGAGACCGAACGCCGCGCGAACTTCATGGCCTCCTCGAAATGTGCGCGGCTGATCTCTGGCACTGGGTCCTCTTCATCCATCTAAACACATGATTATGTATATGAAAACAACAGTTTTTAAAGTTTTGGCGCTTTACGCGCACAgcttttacataattttacatttaactatCCGTATTATAATAGTTTGATATAATGCTAATGGTTGGGCAAagcgctgctggcaccatttaacaaACCGCGTTAACCCTAAGACATATAACACAACacacactataacacaatttatTACAGTATGACACACAATTTATTACTCCAAATACATCATTTAGTTTTAATACTGTAAAAAACTGAGAAAggaatactaaaaaataaagaatacaaaaCTTTAAGACGCGCGCATCACTAAGTAAGGTGTGAAATGAAACATGATTGTTAATGAAGTATAtgcaaataaagttaaattataaaaatgagaaTTATAAAGAGTTGACGCCTATAATTGTTTGGATTCTAAAATGAAGTTTTATTCGAGCAACTCTTGTATACGATCGTCCTTTTGGAAGCCGAAGTAAAACGTCGTCTCACATCCATTGTACTAAAAAAAAGGCATTTTAAAATCTTAGGTCACGTTTAAGATATACTCAGTACTCACGTCCATAACCGCGGCTGCCTGTTGCTGTTGTCGGGCGCGCTCGCGGTTTATCTCAGCCTCGATCGCTTGTCGGATGGCGAGCTTGCACGCCCGCTGGCAAATCTCTGTCAGATCTGCACCGCTGAAGCCTTGTGTCACCTGTTCCAACAACAAATTGcttgagttaataaataattataattatagaatatAATTGCCTCAAAATATAtgcaacatgtaaatgaaaccCGAAATAATGCTTtacgctttagaggtacattatgtactgtctgtgagactaatctgtgaaaccaaaaacctaatagtttttgggttaaccactgccatagttttataCTGAAAGAAATGAGACACAGGAACATGATATATGATACATGTCACTctgacactttattaggtacgcgtagcGTTACTTAGTTACTAGGTAGTAGGTAAGTGCCGTCTTTTAATTTcgattttgtatggaaaaataaatatgcgtcttttgatttaatatttccttATTCTTCAACATTATTCCGTAATTTTGTTAGACGTTGTATGACAAACTCTACATTACTGTATAACTCTCCAGAAAAACGCCCCGCTGGCCTACCTGGGCTAATACTAATATCGGTGTTCGTTATATAAAGTAACATGTAACTTTATAAAATAGCACTAAGCGATTGGGTCTTTGGCGTTTTAGTTAGTATGTAAACTACAGACAAGGTTTTGGAAAAAATAGGCGATGagtttagttagttagtaagatagtttttataaaataaataaacagcagGTCGGTGAAAATAGAAGATATCTGTACAGCCTCACCTTAGCGATGTAAGTGAGATCAACATCCTTCGCGATAGGCGACTTGCGCAAGTTGGCGCGCAGGATGGCCTCACGCGACTTCTCGTCGGGCAGCGGAATGTAGATGAGCTGGTCCAGACGACCCGGTCGGAGGATTGCCGGGTCGATGATGTCGGGACGATTTGTCGCACCtgataaattgtttttacatcacattatttatttactgacaaTATGCAAAacattgtcaataatattgacgtaCGCAGCCTTCTGAACaactatttataataactttaaccTACTGTCAACAACGTTGAAATACGTAGAcagataaaaaatgtatacacgGAAAATTTTACTGCAGTGTATTACTAACAcaatactataataattttaatatgcaaGTCAAAATAACTTTCAATTATTTCCAACACATTTTACCATTTCGGAACATATGCTTATATCACATCACATAAGCACAATATGCTTATTTTTGTATCCGTACGATAAGTTTGTTAATTCCTCGTgtaaattcctctttaaaattCATTCACAATGATAATGGCTTACCGATGATGAATACGTTCTTCTTAGCGCCCATGCCGTCCATTTCAGTCAGGATCTGGTTGATGACACGGTCGGCGGCTCCACCCGCATCTGACACGGAACCTCCACGGGATTTCGCGATGGAGTCCAACTCGTCGAAGAACAGCACACAGGGGGAAGCTGATCGAGCCTATGAAAATGTTTAAGTGATTACACACCACACCacatataacttttttatgaattccactacaagttagcccttgactgcaatctcgcctgctCATGATCAAATCATGCGgtctaagataaataaataataaatatactacgtcaatacacacatcgccatctagccccaaagtaagcgtagcttgtgttatgggtactaagatggctggtgaacatttttatgaattatatacataaatacatagaatatacatataaacacccagacactgaaaaacatgcatgctcatcacacaaacattttccagcgcgccaatcggccgtcaagaaaaTCTCGAGTATGGTAGGTAGTAggctttttttaactcttacaaagcctatccttaagttttttatgaagAAATGGCTTTTACGCGACACAGCCCCggaaggtggtaactagctacggctgaAGCCTCGCAAAAGAACCGACCAGAGGAAATACAGActttattaattcccaaattgacacCTACCACCtactggggatcgaacccgggacctcccatttcaaaacacagcgctcactgctgcgCCAGGGAAGATCTAACAACTGTTTATACCGGCGTCTGATTTCAGCACCTTGGTACCCCAATGGGAGGTTGGGAGGTTTCGTAAACAATCAACAATCATTAAACTTGTGAAATCACTCTTAAACTTTGCTACACATATCTAATGGTGATGTAGTTTTTGTGTATTTGTTTACTAGCAGTAACTTGTGGTTTCAACTGCGTTAAtgatgtatttttatgttgaaAACGATATGTCATggagacataaaaaaaatatctatgataaatatgtaaatgtcTCGAACATTATTCAGATTGAGAATGAGGATCatggaaaaaaattaccttatcAAAGATGTCTCGCACGTTGGCTTCAGATTCACCAAACCACATGGTGAGCAATTCAGGACCCTTTACAGAGATGAAATTAGCCTGGCACTCATTGGCGATAGCTTTGGCCAACAGCGTTTTACCTGTTGAAGgacaatatacaaatatataaatattgaatttattaatgttcGATTCGCTTAATATTGGATTCGCTTGCGCTAAACCactctaatgcccgttttcactaaacctagaaaGAATAGCGTTAATCGGATGCCAAGCTTGCCATGCTTTGTTGCACAAATCTTGATGAATTTTGGCGAACATAGCAAATGTTAACTTGCATCCTTGAAATGGACATAGGATAATATTCATCCGGGATAGCTGCTGCTATATGTTATTCAATTTTGCTTAcatatagtttgcatcctggctTTAAGGATACATTTAATCGCGCGAAAATAAACTTGGACGAAGTggtcactttttttttctaattccactacaagttttcACGGCAATGTCACGgcaagtgatgttgcagtctaagattgtacacggctaacctgtcaggggtatggggtttggcagttatattaaacacatacctctTGTTTGTCGAtgggatggtaactagccacggccgaagcctcccacctgatCAGACagtagaaaattcagaaattatatataccgAGATTGCCCCTGCCGAAGAGCGAAAGCGGACCTCAGACTTAAAACCCCAGCGCTCACCGAAGCACTAGTAGCTCGCAAACacttagttaaataaataagcttaccgaaataaattactgctgaaaattatatatataaaaaaaaaaaaactcaccgcaACCAGGTGGTCCGTAGAAAAGCACACCACGCGATGGTTGCATGCCGAACTTGAGAAACTTGTCGGGATGCTCCACCGGGTACTGCACCAGCTCTTGGAGTTCGCGCTTGACGTTCTGCAGACCGCCGATGTCCGTCCACGACACGTTGGGCACTTCCACCACCGTCTCGCGGAGGGCCGACGGCGAAGATTTTGTCATCGCATACTGGATAAAAGAGAATGTTATCATTACCTGCCCAATACACACCTGCCCAGTTCATCGTTacagaaagtgatatttaaatagcttcaattaaaaacgcacataactccgaaaagtcagtggcgcgtgccggagatcgaactcggtttcTACGAAAAGAAAGCTGAAGCCTtacccgctaggctatcaccgctaagaatattttttttgtttacaacatTACATTTTGGTACATCTATAACACTTTTTTTGCAAATAGGTCCTTTGAAAATAGGTGACCTGTGAGATTGCCACTTTCGCACACCTCCTTTGTTTCGATGTACTATGTTGTTTGTTCTTTAATAATCATTAGTTATACAAGTTTTCAATATAAAGGGTTTTGTTTTATCAAAATGGGCTcaagacaaaaaaaacattaggaactcataaacaaaaaaaatatgttttaaaatcctACTGCTAATGATGATGTTATTATAGTAACAATAAAACTTTATGACTTTGTGCGTTTTGATGCGGAGAATTCTATATTCTGTATCAGCCAATCAGTGGGACAGTACAGTGGCTTATAACATATGTTATGTTTGTATACCCTGTACCCTATATTATTTAACACTAGTCGTTACCTGCGACTTTGTTCGGGTGTTTGTTTTTCTACTACTGTAGGAATATAATGTGTCCTATGCAACTTTACGAATCTTTTAACCATCtgtatgcataaaagacattttgctgcgtgaaagaagaacCAACCTTTGATAATGGGGACATATAATATAGGGATGGGCACTTACGCGGAAATTGTCCATGGATACGGCGAGTGAGTTGAGAACCTCTGCATCTATCTGGTCATCCTCAAGGTCGATGAGGTCCATCTTTTCTCGGATCTGTTGTAGAGCCGCTTCAGAGCACAGTGAAGCGAGATCTGCGCCCACGTGACCGTGAGACTCTGCTGCGATCTGGATAAAGTTAGACAACCATTGTAATTAAGAGATACCTGCATATTATCCGAGATTAAACAAATTGCGGGGTTGAGTTTAAGCTTTTATAACACGAATAGCTATTGCCTGCGAGTTCGCTCGCGATAATGTAGATTTTGCCAATCAccaaaagtgctatctatgtgcctatttgaataattgaataaagaaatatttgac encodes the following:
- the LOC120633006 gene encoding transitional endoplasmic reticulum ATPase TER94 isoform X1 — its product is MADNKSSDDLSTAILRRKDRPNRLIVEEAVSDDNSVVALSQAKMEQLQLFRGDTVLLKGKRRKETVCIVLSDDNCPDEKIRMNRVVRNNLRVRLSDVVSIAPCPSVKYGKRVHILPIDDSVEGLTGNLFEVYLKPYFMEAYRPIHRDDTFMVRGGMRAVEFKVVETDPAPYCIVAPDTIIHCEGDPIKREEEEEALNAVGYDDIGGCRKQLAQIKEMVELPLRHPSLFKAIGVKPPRGILMYGPPGTGKTLIARAVANETGAFFFLINGPEIMSKLAGESESNLRKAFEEADKNSPAIIFIDELDAIAPKREKTHGEVERRIVSQLLTLMDGMKKSSHVIVMAATNRPNSIDSALRRFGRFDREIDIGIPDATGRLEILRIHTKNMKLGDDVDLEQIAAESHGHVGADLASLCSEAALQQIREKMDLIDLEDDQIDAEVLNSLAVSMDNFRYAMTKSSPSALRETVVEVPNVSWTDIGGLQNVKRELQELVQYPVEHPDKFLKFGMQPSRGVLFYGPPGCGKTLLAKAIANECQANFISVKGPELLTMWFGESEANVRDIFDKARSASPCVLFFDELDSIAKSRGGSVSDAGGAADRVINQILTEMDGMGAKKNVFIIGATNRPDIIDPAILRPGRLDQLIYIPLPDEKSREAILRANLRKSPIAKDVDLTYIAKVTQGFSGADLTEICQRACKLAIRQAIEAEINRERARQQQQAAAVMDMDEEDPVPEISRAHFEEAMKFARRSVSDNDIRKYEMFAQTLQQSRGFGTNFRFPTSGATSGGTGTSGGDQPTFQEEGGDDDLYS